Proteins encoded within one genomic window of Nitrospinaceae bacterium:
- a CDS encoding glycosyl transferase, whose translation MDYIPFLEKEGIHCTVVNYSSPVLYRWLYLKGWANSFWNRKNHSIYLDRLYSLVKMFYILLIARRFDIVYIEKVTPPAWWVNLLKRVNDQIIFDFDDAVFIQSPKRSDHIIKHSHKVVAGSHFNLDYSLSINRDTILLPTPVPIHLYPKSTKLPDRQKTGINIGWVGTTGNIKYLSLLEEPFARLAKSFPGLLQFTIIGHIKQFEQLKLQYPSIKLQLKPYIDPQFIFEHLSEFDIGVMPLFDGDWERGKCASKALFYMAAHVPVVCSGVGENNHVIQDGVNGYLANTEDEWVSKLTSLIENQELRIRLRAAGRKTVEKKYSTEVCYKTLRQKVLLKT comes from the coding sequence ATGGACTATATCCCGTTTTTAGAAAAAGAAGGAATCCATTGTACGGTCGTCAATTATTCCAGCCCGGTTTTATACCGATGGCTGTATTTGAAGGGATGGGCGAATTCGTTTTGGAACCGGAAAAACCACAGTATTTATCTGGACCGGTTATATTCACTTGTGAAAATGTTTTACATTCTCTTGATTGCCAGAAGGTTCGACATCGTATACATCGAAAAGGTCACTCCCCCGGCATGGTGGGTGAATCTGCTGAAACGGGTCAACGACCAAATCATTTTTGACTTTGATGATGCGGTATTTATTCAATCGCCCAAACGATCAGACCATATTATAAAACATTCTCACAAAGTCGTAGCGGGAAGTCATTTCAATCTGGATTATTCATTGTCAATTAATCGGGACACAATATTACTTCCGACGCCTGTTCCCATTCATCTGTATCCCAAATCCACAAAACTTCCTGACCGGCAAAAAACAGGCATCAACATCGGCTGGGTCGGAACCACCGGGAACATCAAATACCTCTCTTTACTTGAGGAACCCTTTGCCAGGCTCGCCAAGAGTTTTCCAGGATTACTTCAATTCACCATCATCGGCCACATAAAACAGTTCGAACAGTTGAAGTTGCAATATCCTTCGATAAAACTTCAACTGAAACCTTACATAGACCCGCAGTTTATATTTGAGCATCTTTCAGAATTCGATATTGGGGTCATGCCTTTGTTTGACGGAGATTGGGAAAGAGGAAAATGCGCTTCAAAAGCTCTATTTTATATGGCGGCGCATGTTCCTGTGGTTTGCAGTGGGGTTGGGGAAAACAATCATGTGATTCAAGATGGAGTCAACGGTTACCTGGCCAACACGGAGGATGAATGGGTGTCAAAATTAACCAGTTTGATTGAAAACCAGGAATTAAGAATCCGCCTGAGGGCCGCAGGGAGAAAAACCGTTGAGAAAAAATATTCGACGGAAGTTTGCTACAAAACCCTCCGTCAAAAAGTCCTCCTGAAAACTTGA
- the cobD_1 gene encoding threonine-phosphate decarboxylase yields MKPVTTHESQLASQSEVRGDLMHPVHGGGLIAVSRMTGLDLEDLLDFSVNVNPLGPPGCVQEIFSRSMHLLTQYPEPCYEDLKQAISNATGVPTDWVAIGNGSTELIYLLPDLLDRGKQVLIVSPCFSEYERAFQPTDCAVKHFILDSSNGFSLPIDKFLFQLQQFPDLGGIVIGHPNNPTGTLLAEESFRTLSAFCERRGIFLFIDETFIDFSAPESSFLKYTSLCPHLVLIRSMTKFYSLPGLRLGYAIMNPERVKTLEAHQPPWSVNALAQAMGPALLTSAGFAEATCQYVQREKEFLCKNLSEAPSVEIFPSQANFILFRLREGDDTEAKHFFEALLHQGIVLRNCGNFKGLNPGFFRLAIRSRIDNQLLVSRIHEFFQKNGV; encoded by the coding sequence ATGAAGCCTGTGACCACACATGAATCCCAATTAGCCAGTCAGAGTGAGGTTCGGGGTGATTTGATGCATCCCGTGCACGGCGGCGGTCTCATTGCAGTGAGCCGGATGACGGGACTGGACCTGGAAGATCTTCTCGATTTTTCCGTCAACGTCAACCCTCTCGGGCCTCCCGGCTGTGTTCAGGAAATTTTTTCCCGGTCCATGCATTTGCTAACACAATACCCGGAACCCTGCTATGAAGACCTGAAACAAGCGATATCGAATGCCACCGGGGTCCCGACGGATTGGGTTGCGATCGGCAATGGCTCGACGGAACTGATCTATCTACTTCCGGATTTATTGGACCGTGGAAAACAAGTTCTCATCGTGTCTCCCTGTTTCTCAGAGTACGAACGCGCATTCCAACCAACCGATTGTGCGGTGAAACATTTTATTTTGGACTCATCCAATGGCTTTTCGCTACCCATCGACAAATTTTTATTTCAACTTCAACAATTTCCGGATTTAGGCGGCATCGTTATCGGGCATCCCAACAACCCAACCGGAACTTTATTGGCAGAGGAATCATTTCGAACGCTCAGCGCTTTTTGTGAGCGGCGCGGAATTTTTCTTTTCATTGATGAAACGTTCATAGATTTTTCCGCGCCTGAAAGTTCGTTCTTAAAATACACCTCTCTCTGCCCGCATCTGGTTTTAATCCGCTCCATGACCAAATTTTATTCCCTTCCCGGACTCCGCCTGGGATACGCGATCATGAACCCGGAACGGGTAAAAACTTTAGAGGCGCATCAGCCCCCCTGGTCGGTCAACGCACTGGCTCAAGCGATGGGACCGGCCCTTCTCACAAGCGCAGGTTTTGCGGAAGCCACCTGCCAATATGTCCAGCGGGAAAAAGAATTTCTATGCAAAAACCTGAGTGAAGCGCCTTCCGTGGAAATTTTCCCCTCGCAAGCGAATTTCATACTTTTCCGCTTACGCGAAGGAGATGATACCGAAGCCAAACACTTCTTCGAGGCACTTTTACACCAGGGTATTGTGTTGAGAAATTGCGGAAATTTCAAAGGACTCAATCCAGGTTTTTTTCGCCTGGCGATTAGAAGCCGGATAGACAACCAGCTTTTAGTCTCCCGCATTCACGAATTTTTTCAAAAAAACGGGGTCTGA
- the cobQ gene encoding cobyric acid synthase → MTAKTLMIQGTGSGVGKSIITAGLCRQFFMEGWKVAPFKAQNMALNSFVTEDGGELGRAQAYQAEACGIKPHVSMNPILMKPTGDNMSQVVVMGKVTENRNAKNYYSQHKKHQSEVQAAFDYLSNKYEMLVLEGAGSPAEINLKQWDLVNMPMAKMAKAPVLIVGDIDKGGVFAWMKGTYDLLTQEEQDRVAGFIVNKFRGDIELLKPGLRQFEELVQKPILGVIPFSRDLFVDEEDAIPAGNHPATGNEKNPLDAAVIWYPRISNFTDVSPLAADPSVSLRYVSDPSQLGNPDLIILPGSKNTLDDLQFMKDQGLAEAVCHRHQAGSVLLGICGGFQILGKTVKDPENMESWQKEISGLNLFNIETVLMTQKTTRQVRETTRSCSLFPSGWPVEGYEIHMGETEFHSEYLPLFEVSNGNHPAHLGITDEKGTLVGTYIHGFLDNEEIRNAFLNHVRSLRGLPISNEAFNYQDFRNQRLNHLAKLLSDSIDMKQVKEIVNGSW, encoded by the coding sequence ATGACCGCAAAAACTTTAATGATTCAGGGAACCGGCTCCGGAGTGGGAAAGAGCATCATCACGGCTGGACTTTGCCGCCAGTTTTTTATGGAAGGCTGGAAGGTCGCTCCCTTCAAAGCGCAAAACATGGCGCTCAATTCCTTCGTCACCGAAGATGGAGGGGAACTGGGCCGGGCGCAGGCCTATCAAGCGGAAGCCTGCGGCATCAAACCGCACGTCAGCATGAATCCTATTCTCATGAAACCGACGGGCGACAACATGTCCCAGGTAGTCGTCATGGGCAAAGTCACCGAAAACCGCAACGCAAAAAACTACTACTCCCAACACAAAAAGCACCAGAGTGAAGTTCAAGCGGCCTTTGATTATTTAAGCAATAAATATGAAATGCTTGTTCTGGAAGGCGCCGGCAGTCCTGCCGAGATCAACCTGAAACAATGGGACCTGGTCAACATGCCGATGGCCAAAATGGCCAAGGCTCCCGTGCTCATCGTCGGCGATATCGACAAAGGCGGCGTGTTCGCCTGGATGAAGGGAACCTATGACCTGTTGACTCAGGAAGAGCAGGATCGAGTGGCGGGGTTCATCGTCAACAAATTTCGCGGTGACATTGAACTGTTAAAACCCGGCCTGCGGCAGTTTGAAGAACTCGTGCAAAAACCGATACTCGGTGTCATTCCTTTTTCTCGCGACCTGTTCGTCGATGAGGAGGACGCGATTCCCGCCGGCAATCATCCGGCCACCGGGAATGAAAAAAACCCGTTGGATGCCGCGGTCATCTGGTATCCCAGAATCTCAAATTTTACCGATGTCTCGCCGCTCGCCGCCGACCCTTCGGTTTCTCTGCGTTACGTTTCCGATCCCTCACAGTTGGGAAATCCCGATTTGATCATCCTGCCGGGGAGCAAGAACACCCTCGACGACTTGCAGTTCATGAAAGATCAGGGGCTGGCAGAGGCCGTCTGCCATCGACATCAGGCGGGGTCGGTGCTTCTCGGAATCTGCGGCGGATTTCAAATTCTGGGAAAAACCGTAAAAGACCCGGAGAATATGGAAAGCTGGCAGAAAGAAATCTCCGGCCTGAATCTTTTTAATATCGAGACCGTGCTAATGACGCAAAAAACGACCCGGCAGGTCCGAGAGACCACACGGTCCTGTTCACTGTTCCCATCCGGATGGCCGGTGGAAGGGTATGAAATTCACATGGGTGAAACCGAGTTCCATTCGGAGTATTTACCTTTATTTGAGGTTTCCAATGGAAATCACCCGGCCCACCTGGGCATCACCGACGAAAAAGGAACCCTTGTCGGAACCTATATTCACGGGTTCCTCGACAATGAAGAGATAAGAAATGCGTTTCTCAACCACGTACGCAGTCTGCGGGGTCTGCCAATATCCAATGAAGCATTTAACTATCAGGATTTTCGCAATCAACGCCTGAATCACTTGGCGAAACTGCTCAGTGATTCCATCGACATGAAACAAGTAAAAGAGATCGTCAATGGCTCATGGTGA
- the amsD_1 gene encoding amylovoran biosynthesis protein AmsD: MRKVTFVIGSMEVGGAERVMSILANHLAEKGWPITLLTFSSGPSSFDLHPSIKFCPLDILERSPLAIQRFLDNFKRLLALRRAIRQSHPQVVVSFTEEMNIQTIVSTIGLGLPVIVSERSEPSKYLHGSIWDKMRPWTYPLADKVVSVTESADQYFEWLPKDKRRIIANPIISRNSHADEWELPKGVNPQKKWLVAMGRLDYGKGYDLLLSAFQKIASGYDDWQLIILGEGELRAELETLRDNLNLESQVVLPGLLKNPFPLLKKSGLFVLSSRYEGFVNSLAEAMACGLPVLSFNCPGGPREIIRHEIDGILVPAEDVDALAAGLDRLMGNEGERMRLAAKAPDVIQRFSKEKILGMWEDLIIETTR, from the coding sequence TTGAGAAAAGTGACATTTGTCATTGGATCTATGGAAGTGGGCGGCGCTGAACGGGTCATGTCGATACTGGCCAACCATTTAGCGGAAAAAGGCTGGCCCATCACTCTGCTGACTTTTTCCAGCGGACCTTCCTCATTCGACCTTCATCCATCCATTAAATTTTGCCCTCTGGATATTCTTGAGCGTTCCCCGCTGGCGATCCAAAGGTTTCTGGATAATTTCAAAAGGCTTTTGGCTTTACGGCGGGCCATTCGACAGAGCCATCCGCAAGTGGTGGTTTCATTTACGGAAGAAATGAATATCCAAACAATCGTGTCAACGATAGGTCTTGGATTGCCGGTCATTGTTTCTGAGAGGAGTGAACCCAGCAAATATTTACACGGCAGTATCTGGGATAAAATGAGACCATGGACGTATCCCCTGGCTGACAAAGTGGTGAGCGTTACAGAATCTGCTGACCAATATTTTGAATGGTTGCCGAAGGATAAAAGGCGCATCATCGCCAATCCTATTATTTCCCGAAATTCGCACGCCGACGAATGGGAATTACCAAAGGGGGTCAATCCGCAAAAAAAGTGGTTGGTTGCAATGGGGCGGTTGGATTATGGAAAGGGGTATGATCTTTTATTGTCGGCTTTTCAAAAAATTGCCAGCGGGTACGATGATTGGCAGTTGATTATTCTGGGAGAAGGGGAGCTTCGTGCAGAGCTGGAAACCCTTAGAGACAATTTAAACCTTGAAAGTCAGGTGGTCTTGCCCGGTCTATTAAAAAATCCGTTTCCTTTGCTAAAAAAATCTGGACTGTTTGTTTTGTCTTCCCGTTATGAAGGGTTCGTAAATTCTCTGGCAGAAGCCATGGCCTGCGGTCTTCCCGTTTTGAGTTTTAATTGCCCCGGCGGGCCTCGAGAAATTATTCGCCATGAAATCGATGGAATACTGGTTCCGGCAGAAGACGTGGACGCTTTAGCCGCGGGATTAGACCGATTGATGGGGAATGAGGGGGAGCGTATGCGGCTTGCCGCAAAAGCGCCGGATGTGATCCAGCGATTCAGTAAGGAAAAGATCCTTGGAATGTGGGAAGACCTGATTATTGAAACGACACGCTAG
- a CDS encoding cytidine(C)-cytidine(C)-adenosine (A)]-adding enzyme codes for MGGSSKKYLQTLLEITSKNDEGFYLVGGSVRDHLLGKDGSDFDFTGQNVAKIARRFASENKSPCVPLDDTPGRETFRVIIEKRFNFDFTDMQGNSIEEDLAQRDFTINAMAIRLDDFLEDKKTFIDLKQGQSDLKNGIVRVMPGNIFSADPCRMLRAFRFAGTLNFEIEAETLHKIESQKSSLEKTAPERIYNEWLLFLGSQPVYSLLRLMDQTGLLECVLPETKELQETALDTVKHLEGLIPNPETILAHNSPLKIFTGKKTALLKFAGLLYQLMPSPSGDFSIAGGKLDEPSKIVQLLKKLRASNADIQFIYRTILCRVMAADSNLSFAGEKIDESKMYQFVKNNESELIPGIFLACAVESALAKERGTTTDEFFQAAYRVSEFYFQRYLPAMDENTLLNGDDLIRHFKLSPSPLFQVILEQIEEARVLGTIKSKNEAEAVAKKIIQTQQVQ; via the coding sequence ATGGGCGGCTCCAGCAAGAAATATTTACAGACCCTTTTGGAAATCACTTCCAAAAACGACGAGGGCTTTTACCTGGTTGGCGGCAGCGTCCGCGATCATCTTTTGGGAAAAGACGGCTCGGATTTTGACTTTACCGGCCAGAATGTGGCAAAAATCGCTCGCCGGTTCGCTTCGGAAAACAAATCTCCCTGTGTCCCTCTCGACGATACCCCAGGCCGGGAAACGTTTCGCGTGATCATTGAAAAGCGATTCAATTTTGACTTCACCGATATGCAGGGGAATTCCATCGAAGAAGACCTGGCGCAGAGGGATTTCACCATCAATGCCATGGCCATCCGCCTGGATGATTTTCTGGAGGATAAAAAGACTTTCATCGACCTCAAGCAGGGACAGTCGGATTTAAAAAATGGCATTGTGCGTGTGATGCCGGGGAACATTTTTTCTGCCGACCCCTGCCGCATGCTGAGAGCGTTTCGCTTTGCCGGAACTTTGAATTTCGAAATCGAAGCTGAAACTCTCCACAAGATCGAAAGTCAAAAATCGAGCCTCGAAAAAACCGCACCGGAGCGCATCTATAACGAATGGCTTCTCTTTCTCGGAAGCCAGCCAGTTTATAGTCTATTACGGTTGATGGATCAGACGGGTCTCCTGGAATGTGTGCTCCCTGAAACAAAGGAACTCCAGGAGACCGCCCTCGATACCGTGAAGCATCTCGAAGGGCTCATACCCAACCCGGAAACGATCCTTGCGCACAATAGCCCTCTCAAAATTTTCACAGGCAAAAAGACGGCATTGTTAAAATTCGCCGGGCTTTTATATCAACTCATGCCCTCTCCTTCCGGCGATTTTTCGATTGCCGGGGGGAAATTGGATGAACCATCTAAAATCGTCCAGTTGTTAAAGAAGCTCCGCGCCAGCAACGCTGACATTCAATTTATTTACCGTACGATTCTTTGCCGGGTGATGGCCGCCGATTCGAATCTGAGTTTCGCTGGAGAGAAAATTGACGAATCAAAAATGTATCAATTCGTGAAAAACAATGAATCGGAATTGATACCTGGCATCTTCCTCGCCTGCGCGGTAGAATCTGCCCTTGCAAAAGAGCGCGGGACAACGACCGACGAGTTTTTTCAAGCCGCGTACCGGGTTAGCGAGTTCTATTTTCAACGTTATTTACCGGCTATGGACGAAAACACTCTTCTCAACGGTGACGATTTGATCCGCCATTTTAAACTATCGCCCTCTCCATTGTTCCAGGTCATTTTGGAACAGATCGAAGAAGCCAGGGTTCTCGGAACCATCAAATCAAAGAACGAAGCGGAAGCGGTGGCAAAAAAAATTATCCAAACTCAACAGGTGCAATAG
- the cobD_2 gene encoding cobalamin biosynthesis protein CobD has product MDLSYQILLAFLIDLLIGDPRGYPHPVRIIGCIAKRLESITRKHFANQTTAGTATTGCIVGGTFIFTLGLLWALKTIHPMAETAGSIFLIYTCISVRSLYAESRPVFCQLSKGRVDLARTSLANIVGRDTENLDKKEISRATVETVAESTVDGIIAPLFYACLGGAPLAMAYKAISTLDSMFGYRNEIYRNFGKVPARLDDAANWIPARLGGFLMAAAAALCGFDGKRSLKTVKRDGANHLSPNAGIPEAAMAGALGIRLGGPSFYGKQKVVKPYIGTAENEIDLTDIQNSHKIMFVSSALSLTLFAGIRKLLEGT; this is encoded by the coding sequence ATGGATTTATCTTATCAGATTCTTTTGGCATTTCTCATCGACCTCTTAATCGGAGACCCCAGAGGATATCCACACCCGGTCCGAATCATCGGTTGTATCGCAAAACGCCTGGAATCGATAACACGCAAGCATTTCGCAAATCAAACCACCGCCGGCACAGCCACCACGGGATGTATTGTTGGCGGAACTTTTATTTTCACCCTGGGCCTACTCTGGGCATTAAAAACAATTCATCCCATGGCGGAAACAGCCGGATCGATCTTTTTAATATACACCTGCATCTCCGTGCGAAGCCTGTATGCCGAAAGCCGTCCGGTGTTTTGTCAACTGAGCAAAGGACGTGTTGACCTTGCGCGAACGAGCCTGGCAAACATTGTCGGACGGGATACGGAAAATTTGGATAAAAAGGAAATTTCTCGAGCCACCGTGGAAACCGTCGCCGAAAGCACCGTGGATGGAATCATTGCTCCCTTATTTTATGCCTGTCTCGGAGGAGCGCCGCTGGCTATGGCCTACAAAGCCATCAGCACATTGGACTCGATGTTCGGATACAGAAACGAAATTTACCGAAATTTTGGGAAGGTTCCGGCCCGATTGGATGACGCGGCGAACTGGATTCCCGCCCGCCTGGGCGGCTTTCTCATGGCGGCAGCCGCCGCTCTCTGCGGTTTCGATGGCAAGCGTTCCTTAAAAACCGTTAAGCGCGATGGGGCGAACCATTTGAGCCCCAACGCCGGCATCCCGGAAGCGGCGATGGCCGGGGCGCTGGGAATCCGTCTTGGAGGACCCAGTTTTTACGGGAAGCAAAAAGTAGTCAAACCTTATATCGGCACCGCGGAAAATGAAATCGACCTGACGGATATCCAAAACAGTCACAAGATCATGTTCGTATCATCGGCTCTTTCACTAACCCTGTTTGCTGGCATAAGGAAATTACTGGAAGGCACATAA
- a CDS encoding ABC transporter permease: MHTLTLPMMNRKRYFSTLAWFTVFLLATLAIAPLIGATRISLTKALSSEIEFSNNMDAQILFLARLPRILLAAITGASLSVAGAVFQAILRNDLAAPITLGVASGAAFGAVLAISLGLSFTVLGLSSISFAAFFGAILAVTLVFSLVKTRQGELPTSIVLLAGVTVNFFFAALVMFIHYLSDVTQSFRIVRWLMGGLDITDYQTVLSVCLPVILGSVTLMVIARDLNLISSGSQSAMSRGVDVPKIQKIGLVSASLVTGSVVAVSGPIGFVGLVVPHIVRLLIGPDQRILIPASMLFGASFLIICDTVARTVIAPTEIPVGVITAMIGGPFFVWLLKKKASGVNR, from the coding sequence ATGCATACGCTGACACTGCCCATGATGAACCGCAAAAGATATTTTTCAACGCTGGCATGGTTCACGGTTTTTTTACTGGCAACGCTGGCCATCGCCCCATTGATCGGGGCCACGCGAATCAGCCTCACAAAGGCTCTATCCAGCGAAATTGAATTCTCCAACAACATGGACGCGCAGATCTTGTTTCTTGCGCGTTTGCCGAGAATCCTGCTTGCCGCCATCACCGGAGCATCCTTGTCCGTAGCAGGTGCGGTGTTTCAGGCCATTTTGCGTAACGATCTCGCCGCTCCGATCACGCTGGGAGTTGCCAGCGGCGCGGCGTTTGGCGCGGTTCTGGCCATCAGCTTAGGGTTGTCATTCACCGTACTGGGATTGTCGAGCATCTCTTTCGCCGCCTTTTTCGGGGCTATTCTGGCAGTCACTCTGGTATTCAGTCTGGTGAAAACCCGGCAGGGGGAACTGCCGACCTCGATCGTCCTTTTGGCTGGAGTCACGGTCAATTTTTTTTTCGCGGCGCTGGTCATGTTCATCCATTACCTGTCGGATGTGACACAATCCTTTCGTATCGTCCGCTGGCTGATGGGCGGGTTGGATATCACCGATTACCAGACCGTTTTATCGGTCTGCCTCCCGGTGATCCTAGGGAGCGTCACGCTGATGGTCATCGCCAGAGATTTAAATTTAATCAGCTCCGGGTCGCAGTCGGCCATGAGCCGCGGAGTGGACGTGCCCAAAATCCAGAAAATTGGATTGGTCAGCGCCTCCTTGGTAACCGGATCGGTGGTGGCGGTCAGCGGTCCGATAGGGTTTGTCGGCCTGGTGGTTCCGCACATCGTCCGCTTGCTCATTGGCCCGGACCAGAGAATATTGATTCCCGCTTCCATGTTATTTGGAGCGAGTTTTTTGATCATTTGCGACACCGTTGCCAGAACCGTGATCGCACCCACCGAAATTCCGGTGGGTGTCATCACCGCCATGATCGGCGGTCCGTTTTTTGTGTGGCTGCTGAAAAAGAAAGCGTCGGGAGTGAATCGATGA
- a CDS encoding ABC transporter ATP-binding protein, with amino-acid sequence MTSAILKLQDVSFAYHRDPVVKSISLQVEPGEFIGVLGPNGSGKSTLLKLLGGILNPDSGNVIFRDKDLHQYKRKFLAQSIAWLPQEHAMAFPFRVAEIVLMGRHPYLSPMTFETQKDFDIADQAMRTTETTHLSERLFSDISGGEKQRVMVACAMAQEPEVMLLDEPTTALDIKYQLEIINILHRLNRDDGMTLMLAMHDLHLASKYCRRLILIDRGNIVKDGTPEEVLQKEILESVYGVQLKVVRDSEDGSFMISPEAACIR; translated from the coding sequence ATGACCTCTGCCATCCTGAAATTGCAAGATGTCTCCTTTGCATACCACCGGGACCCGGTCGTGAAATCCATATCTTTACAGGTCGAACCCGGTGAGTTTATCGGCGTCCTCGGGCCCAACGGATCGGGCAAGTCCACCTTATTGAAATTGCTGGGTGGTATTCTCAATCCAGACTCCGGCAACGTTATTTTTAGAGATAAAGACCTTCATCAATATAAAAGAAAATTCCTTGCTCAATCCATCGCCTGGCTTCCTCAGGAGCATGCAATGGCATTTCCTTTCCGGGTCGCTGAAATCGTTTTGATGGGCCGTCACCCTTATCTTTCGCCCATGACGTTTGAAACTCAAAAGGATTTTGATATCGCGGATCAGGCGATGCGAACCACGGAAACCACGCATTTATCCGAACGGCTGTTCAGCGATATCAGCGGCGGCGAAAAACAACGGGTGATGGTGGCCTGCGCCATGGCTCAGGAACCGGAGGTGATGTTGCTGGACGAACCCACCACGGCGCTGGACATCAAATACCAATTGGAAATCATAAATATTCTGCATCGCCTCAATCGTGATGACGGGATGACGCTGATGCTGGCCATGCACGACCTGCATCTGGCATCCAAATACTGCCGCCGCTTGATTCTCATCGACCGGGGGAACATCGTCAAAGATGGAACGCCTGAGGAGGTTTTGCAAAAAGAAATCCTTGAAAGCGTTTATGGAGTGCAATTAAAAGTTGTCCGCGACTCCGAAGACGGAAGCTTCATGATTTCACCGGAGGCCGCATGCATACGCTGA
- a CDS encoding ABC transporter substrate-binding protein: MKKSNQYFLHKEANGFSRRGLRSSVVPFVIGAIYFLSLALSALQVNAAPSDQSPPQRIISLSPGITEILFAIGAGDQVVGVTDFCNYPEKAKSLPRIGGLLNPSYETMITLQPDLIIHQPNKHKIENFVEQLDIRNLPISMLSFAEIYSSIKEIGIATHREKAADELIRSMQEKIDSHRKRLADVSQKSVLLVLGISNDSMRELYGVGPKTFLGEMLALAGGNNILAETQGQYPKVSKEFIIHESPEIIIEIGRKDILTEESSKKRRQGWQKFSTIRAVKNKNIHIIGADYILIPGPRLVNIVELFVKAIHPQIASDNPYLAEKTEPSRQ; this comes from the coding sequence GTGAAAAAATCAAATCAATATTTCCTGCATAAAGAAGCCAACGGCTTCTCAAGGCGCGGGTTGCGTTCGTCGGTCGTTCCCTTCGTTATCGGGGCCATTTACTTTCTTTCTCTTGCCCTATCCGCGCTGCAAGTAAACGCCGCCCCATCGGATCAATCTCCCCCGCAAAGAATCATTTCCTTATCGCCGGGCATCACCGAAATATTGTTTGCCATTGGAGCCGGTGACCAGGTCGTCGGCGTCACCGATTTTTGCAATTATCCGGAGAAAGCCAAATCGCTCCCCAGAATCGGCGGCCTGCTGAATCCGAGTTACGAAACCATGATCACCCTGCAGCCCGACCTCATCATCCACCAACCCAACAAACACAAGATCGAAAATTTTGTCGAACAGCTGGATATCCGCAATTTACCCATTTCGATGCTTTCCTTCGCCGAAATTTATAGCTCCATTAAAGAAATAGGCATTGCCACCCACCGGGAAAAAGCGGCAGACGAGTTGATCCGATCCATGCAGGAAAAGATCGATTCTCACCGCAAACGGTTGGCGGACGTCTCGCAAAAATCTGTCCTGCTGGTTCTGGGGATCAGCAACGATTCCATGCGCGAATTGTACGGCGTCGGGCCCAAAACTTTTTTAGGGGAAATGTTGGCTCTCGCCGGCGGAAACAATATTCTTGCCGAAACGCAAGGTCAATATCCAAAAGTTTCCAAGGAATTCATCATTCATGAATCCCCGGAAATCATCATTGAAATTGGCCGGAAAGACATACTCACCGAGGAGTCGTCAAAAAAAAGGCGGCAGGGGTGGCAAAAATTTTCCACCATTCGAGCGGTAAAAAACAAAAACATTCATATCATCGGCGCCGACTACATTCTCATTCCCGGCCCACGGTTGGTCAATATCGTCGAACTCTTCGTAAAGGCCATCCATCCGCAAATCGCCTCGGACAATCCGTATCTTGCAGAAAAAACGGAGCCCTCCCGCCAATGA
- the cobS gene encoding adenosylcobinamide-GDP ribazoletransferase — protein sequence MVNFVSALGFLTIIPMPAKAFRVDGRQIIYFPMVGLLIGGLLFGVDKLGALYATQEIRVVADIMFLAIISGALHLDGLADSADGLFSHRPKEKILEIMQDSRIGVMGALAVFFCLTLKMAGLSGLTGPGYEIWLFIAPALARTSQVIGLVFMDYARREGGKSQIFFQRKKYQLLALGIIPIALPFWIAIETGILVLLLFLSGTALMLWFFQKAIGGITGDTLGALTEVMECVLFLTGALILKHG from the coding sequence ATGGTGAACTTCGTCTCAGCTCTGGGGTTTCTAACCATCATCCCCATGCCTGCAAAGGCGTTCAGGGTCGATGGCCGGCAGATCATCTATTTCCCGATGGTGGGATTGTTGATTGGTGGGCTTCTCTTCGGGGTGGACAAACTGGGCGCACTTTACGCGACTCAGGAGATTCGCGTGGTCGCGGATATAATGTTTCTGGCCATCATCAGCGGGGCCCTTCATTTAGATGGGCTGGCGGACAGCGCCGACGGATTGTTTTCCCACCGTCCGAAAGAAAAGATTCTGGAAATCATGCAGGATTCCAGAATCGGCGTCATGGGGGCGCTGGCGGTATTTTTCTGTTTAACGTTAAAAATGGCGGGGCTTTCCGGATTGACCGGGCCCGGTTATGAAATCTGGTTGTTCATAGCGCCGGCTTTGGCGCGAACCAGCCAGGTCATAGGACTGGTTTTCATGGATTATGCGCGCCGGGAAGGCGGCAAATCGCAGATTTTTTTCCAAAGAAAAAAATACCAATTACTGGCATTGGGAATCATTCCCATCGCCCTGCCCTTTTGGATCGCGATTGAAACCGGAATTCTGGTTCTTTTACTGTTTTTATCGGGAACGGCTCTCATGCTTTGGTTTTTTCAAAAGGCCATCGGAGGCATCACCGGAGACACTTTGGGCGCGCTGACCGAGGTCATGGAATGCGTCCTTTTTCTGACGGGGGCATTGATTCTGAAACATGGATAA